One genomic window of [Clostridium] scindens ATCC 35704 includes the following:
- a CDS encoding ATP-binding protein — protein MRIQSEITLTPEEQALISRLKSFRVPEMARILEEQLRDPNADLNTFKERMSAMINSEWQSRADKRFNRLMKEAHLRYPAADLDETIYRPERQLDTQIIERLSTCHWIEEGKNLIVTGSSASGKTYLINAFCVTAMKQSKSVRYIKANTLMSEMEQARIKATNLDYLNKLTKLDLLVIDDFGLMDLDLDKCRDLFEVLDTRDGRKSTVVISQFPVSSWFDMFADNTYADACLTRITDKHHTYRLEMNGINMRETE, from the coding sequence GTGAGAATACAAAGCGAAATCACATTGACACCGGAAGAACAGGCCCTGATTTCTCGACTGAAAAGTTTCAGAGTTCCGGAAATGGCACGTATATTGGAGGAACAGTTGAGAGATCCGAATGCGGATCTGAATACTTTTAAGGAACGTATGTCAGCGATGATCAATTCGGAATGGCAATCAAGGGCGGATAAACGCTTCAATCGTTTGATGAAAGAAGCTCATCTCAGGTATCCGGCTGCAGATCTTGATGAGACGATTTATCGTCCTGAGCGTCAGTTAGACACGCAGATAATTGAACGTCTGAGCACTTGTCACTGGATAGAGGAAGGAAAAAACCTGATTGTAACAGGTTCTTCAGCAAGTGGTAAAACGTATTTGATCAATGCTTTTTGCGTAACAGCTATGAAACAGTCCAAAAGTGTCAGGTATATCAAAGCGAACACTCTTATGAGTGAAATGGAACAAGCACGTATCAAAGCTACTAATCTGGATTATCTGAACAAACTTACGAAACTCGATCTTCTTGTGATAGATGACTTTGGCCTGATGGATCTTGATCTCGATAAATGCCGAGATCTTTTTGAAGTACTTGATACCCGTGATGGACGGAAATCTACAGTTGTGATTTCTCAATTTCCTGTCAGCTCCTGGTTTGATATGTTTGCAGATAACACTTACGCAGATGCCTGCCTTACAAGAATTACCGACAAGCATCATACATATCGTCTGGAAATGAATGGTATCAACATGAGAGAAACGGAATAA
- a CDS encoding helix-turn-helix domain-containing protein, protein MKTGQRIQEIRKAQGITQNQLAEKLHVSPSFISRIENGSSSLTVDFACEIADALHVARQEIFCDLLINYQTEEVDSISQKIEINIKKFPTQKQDEILAVIEFLASRLS, encoded by the coding sequence ATGAAAACAGGACAACGTATCCAGGAAATTCGCAAGGCTCAAGGTATTACTCAAAATCAACTTGCCGAAAAACTTCATGTTTCTCCTAGTTTTATAAGTCGTATTGAAAATGGTTCTTCTTCTCTCACAGTAGATTTTGCCTGTGAAATTGCAGATGCGCTTCATGTGGCTCGTCAAGAAATTTTCTGCGATCTTTTAATTAATTATCAAACAGAAGAAGTTGATTCTATTTCTCAAAAAATTGAAATTAATATCAAAAAATTCCCAACGCAAAAGCAAGATGAAATTCTTGCCGTCATAGAATTCCTTGCTTCTCGCTTATCTTGA
- a CDS encoding LytR/AlgR family response regulator transcription factor has translation MIKIVIIDDEENILNIVENIVKKAMENKIEIYTYLSVKKFWTDFEEKMDFDIVISDVEMPEIGGIELGKRIKGKKSDIYLIYLTSYSMYAVQSYEIEAYQYILKENMQYRLPIVLSSLINKFEKDKDKFRFIGSPMNKEKIYYKEIIYMCKEKTSKYVRFVTTRGIYKERITLTQIIKELGSAEFLLTERGYVVNVNHLDGIKENLITMDNGEQIIISRSNLKRVKEQINLYRGRL, from the coding sequence ATGATTAAAATAGTTATAATAGATGATGAAGAAAATATATTAAATATTGTTGAAAATATTGTGAAAAAAGCAATGGAAAATAAAATAGAAATATATACATATCTAAGTGTGAAAAAATTTTGGACTGATTTTGAAGAGAAAATGGATTTTGACATAGTGATTTCAGATGTTGAGATGCCGGAAATTGGTGGAATTGAATTAGGGAAAAGGATAAAGGGGAAAAAGTCAGATATATATTTGATATATTTAACATCTTACTCTATGTATGCAGTTCAGAGTTATGAAATAGAAGCATATCAGTATATATTAAAAGAAAATATGCAGTATAGACTTCCAATAGTGCTCAGTTCACTGATTAATAAATTTGAAAAAGATAAAGATAAATTTAGGTTTATAGGAAGTCCTATGAATAAAGAAAAAATATATTATAAAGAAATTATATATATGTGTAAAGAAAAAACATCTAAGTATGTACGTTTCGTGACAACAAGAGGAATATATAAAGAACGGATAACATTAACACAGATTATAAAAGAATTAGGAAGTGCAGAATTCCTTTTAACAGAACGAGGTTATGTAGTCAATGTTAATCACTTGGATGGAATAAAGGAAAATTTGATTACTATGGATAATGGAGAACAAATTATTATAAGTAGATCTAATTTGAAAAGAGTGAAAGAGCAAATTAATTTATATAGAGGAAGATTGTAG
- a CDS encoding sensor histidine kinase: MMKMIQMWIAFFEIWLCYQFLYATILEPKLLTKKNRLFVNLNIIIVGLLLSINREILFFSYSMMIFCALVICINLFFIVKKNPFLITNLVFLYFLGTSLLDLLFSFWGMIFLQTEFEEAVYWYANSYWKIGILLCTRSITGIIVFSLGKSRDREIDIREFQNIILSANLVLFVVMRGYQFVLVNMSNGILQMRGDITSFSLLIIIVIVIFVSRAFVKSKMLQKQNEMLKMREKLKEQSYQELLCVLEQNRQLIHDIKNHMIILQSQERTYDYEGIANYAKELEKVFLRTTEEIWTGNKVVDLILRQKKYLAEERNIEFFIETIFLPQWPFKDSELCSLFGNLLDNSIEACEKIKKGKRWIKVQVEKQNRLLFLDISNSIEEKILVRGGKLITNKKDKANHGYGLKGIERIVNKYEGEMSYQVKGNLFKIIITFFLK; this comes from the coding sequence ATGATGAAGATGATACAAATGTGGATTGCATTTTTTGAAATATGGTTATGCTACCAATTTTTGTATGCTACAATTTTAGAACCAAAACTTTTAACTAAAAAAAATAGATTATTCGTAAATTTGAATATTATAATTGTAGGACTCTTATTAAGTATAAATAGGGAAATTCTGTTTTTTTCCTATAGTATGATGATATTTTGTGCATTGGTAATATGTATTAATCTATTTTTTATAGTTAAAAAAAATCCTTTTTTAATTACGAATCTCGTGTTTCTCTATTTTTTAGGTACATCTTTGTTGGACTTATTGTTTAGTTTTTGGGGGATGATATTTTTACAAACAGAATTTGAAGAGGCAGTTTATTGGTATGCAAACTCTTATTGGAAAATTGGAATTTTATTGTGTACAAGAAGTATAACAGGAATAATAGTTTTTTCTCTTGGAAAAAGTAGAGATAGAGAAATAGATATCAGAGAATTTCAAAATATTATTTTATCAGCGAATCTTGTGTTATTTGTGGTTATGAGAGGATATCAATTTGTTTTGGTAAACATGTCAAATGGTATATTACAAATGCGAGGAGATATTACTAGTTTTTCTCTTTTAATCATCATTGTTATTGTAATATTTGTTAGTAGGGCTTTTGTGAAAAGCAAGATGTTACAAAAGCAAAATGAAATGCTAAAGATGAGAGAAAAATTAAAAGAACAAAGTTATCAAGAGTTGCTATGTGTTTTAGAACAAAATCGCCAATTAATACATGATATAAAAAATCATATGATTATACTTCAAAGTCAAGAGAGAACCTATGATTACGAAGGGATTGCTAACTATGCAAAAGAACTTGAAAAAGTTTTTTTGAGAACAACAGAAGAAATATGGACAGGAAATAAAGTGGTTGATTTAATATTGAGACAAAAAAAATATTTGGCAGAAGAACGCAACATAGAGTTTTTTATTGAAACGATTTTTTTACCCCAATGGCCCTTCAAGGATAGTGAATTATGTTCATTGTTTGGAAATTTATTAGATAATTCGATAGAGGCATGTGAAAAAATAAAAAAAGGAAAGCGATGGATTAAAGTACAAGTAGAGAAACAGAACAGGTTATTATTTTTAGATATATCCAATTCCATAGAAGAAAAAATATTAGTGCGAGGAGGTAAATTAATAACTAATAAAAAGGATAAAGCAAATCATGGATATGGGTTAAAAGGGATCGAAAGAATTGTAAATAAGTATGAAGGAGAAATGTCTTATCAAGTAAAGGGAAATCTGTTTAAAATTATTATTACATTTTTTCTAAAATAA